The sequence gtataaagttagAACAGGAACGACCGCAGAGCTTCTCTGTCTAATTTTGTCTTGAATCTCCctgaataaaaatatgaaatatataaaatacaggGTAAGAGGCAGgacaaaataaagtttaaatgatTACATCctttattcaaaatttaaatgctAACCTTAGGTAAATGCATGAAAGAGATCATCTGATTATGTTGGGGGTAAGGACAAatttaattacaaatttaaatgttaatataagGAAAATAATCTAGTGGTTATATCCTTCTATTGATTATATCCTTTATtccaaatttaaatgttaatctAAGGCAACATAATGAAGGATTATAGGTTTATAGGGTTAGGACAaattaaaatcagttaaaacctcagcaaattggtttgatttctttaaaaaaaaaaaaaaaacacggcgtgaaaggcaaggagcaacttaacaagacatggctcacaaattagcaacaacaacaaaaacaaaaaaagtgaaaaagttataagaaaattccctgaaattaaacaacagaaaagaaaatgatacatttaaaaaaaaaaaaagcaaataagaaaattaccgTAAAAAGTGCTGGGAAAAATCTctatatattgatttttaaaaaactttatattgattttttaaatttttaaatggatttttataaaaattttcttgcaatttttggaaaatatcttaccaagttggtcatcgccttttccccccatgcttttaaaagaaattaaacaacttgctcagctttcaaagacTGAATGGCCATGCAGCGTGACTGAGCACAGCTGTGTTGAATCTGCTCATCAGGAGCCGGCAGGGTCAAAGGGCTGAAGAAGTTGTTTACTAAAAAACTTTAGTGTcactttcttttaaagaaagtcAGGAATTATTTTTTGAAGACTATTGTACATGTTTATTACCAGATTTTTGGAAACAAATCACAGCTCTTGTTCACACACTCACTTCTGCTTGcctttagccttttttttcctttttcctcagttatttattcattgttacTCCCATTGTTACTCTAACAGGTGTGTATAGTTTCCCCTTTTTCTCAttctatcttatcttattttttttggcacttaatcacttttttttcttcacttttctcCTGCAAAAGACTCTTCAGCTGCTGTAATGTGAATTTCCCTGGTGTGGGAATCACAAACTTTTAAATTATGTCATCTTATCTGTAATCTTATTTTCTGAGCTAAATGtgatatatttataattttttcctaatacacacacacaaaagcacattgaggtgcttaaaaacaaacacagtcttATCTCTTATAAGCGAAAAGCAAAATatacaatgtatttttaaatctcttcccaatgtacacacaaaatacaaaaaacaacaacaaaaaacagaacaaagcaCACACTGAggaacttaaccctttgaaatctgagtaaAGGTAAATTGGCCTTTCTTTCCCCCAAAAACATGGTGATAAGGCATTATGAATCTTAAGGAGatattacccaaaaattagaaaaaaacaaacaaactgaaaattagaaaaaaaatacaaagaaaaaaataaacaataaaatgacctaaaaattgtgcttttatattaacaattataaatttgtaaaacacatttaaattatgataaatTAATATCTCATTATGATAAATTTATAAACACTGTTTCGAGATTATTccctaacttaaaaaaaaaagaaaatcctattccaaatctaataatttcttgctatttgtgaACACTTtagctaagttgctcattgccttttttccccacgttttcacagaaattaaaccaatttactcaaggtttgaaagtttgaatacttgtgaaggcgtcataacgcagcacaagaaaactgatggaaATCCAGGTGTCAAAACACAAGCTGCTACTGGGACACAACATCTTTTTATGCACCTATAATCcccaataaaacataatttaagtgAGAAAAAGAGCTCGTTAAAGTAGCACTGATTCCTCTTCTTCACTGTCTCTGTATGAAACAAATATGTACTCACATAAGAGAAGGTACGGCAGGAGCGGATGGTGTCATTGTAGCCCATCCAGCGCTGGTAGTCTGGGTAATCTCCTCTGGTCAGGACATACTGGTAACCAGTGTAGTTGGGCTTCTCGTACAGCACCCAGCAGCCGCTCTCCACCTTGATGGAGTTGCAGCGGCTGAAGTGGGGGTGCATGTCAGGGCAGTCGGTGTCGCACTCATAGGAGCGGCCCTGGAAGTTTCTGTCCTCATAAAATGTGATctgagagcaggagagagaagcagaggcTCAGTCTCAATAACAAACACTGATCAATCACTGATCAGTCACTGATCAATCACATTTATCCTTCTGATATTTACAGTATAAACCTCCCACAACTTGCTTTGGCAACGCTGTGCCACTTACAGttctataaataaaagtattattattattattaacattaataataataataataataataataataataataagcatctGTTatacttcacaataaaacactgaaaagtgtGAATCAGTGATACAGATTCAAGTATgctgtgattatgtttaggTTTTACAGGATGCAggattttattgtattttttgtgaattttattgTACTCtattttatgatcatttttgacttttgccaataataataataatgattattattattcttattattattattattaagctgatgtaatatttcatataaatcactttaaataatGCATTGATAAATATTCAAAGATGCTGCGATTATTCCTAGGATTTTACAGGATGTAGCTGttagatttcacattttttttaaaaaacataaaaactataCAGCAACTTACTGTGAAAGCAATACAACTGATGGCCAGTaatgttattaatgttttaCAGTGTACCAATAAAGAGAAATTTCAAACATATGAGTGCATTTGTCACGCCGCCGCTGTATGACATATAGAAATGATGTAATTTACAGATTTACAGTGTGTTCATTCTttagttttgcacattttctttgtcataaaGCCAGTTAGTCTCCGTTATGTCCTGCATTGCACTATATTTAAGGTTTCTACGCAGACTTATAAAGACattacaaagacaaacacatacCTTACTACTCATCCTGCAGAGAGTGCCGGAGCCAGTCACCTACTGAAAAATGGTGGTCTCACAAAGTGACACCAGCGCCCCGCTATATAAACCTCAATCAAAGGGTTCACAGATCCCActttagctgttttttcaaTGAGCGGGGATTTAACGCGCTGGCATCTCTGCCAAAAGTCTTGATCCTGGGCATAGAGCAAAAATCCCTGAATCATCAACCTCAAAACTCCTAGCAGGCAAATTACTGACCCGCTGTGCCCTCTTTATTGATATGGACATCAGAGAGACGTTTTATCCACTAATCCGTCATCAAGTGGATTAATCTTTGCAGGCAGAATGTCAGAAGTCATCACAAAACAACGCGGCCTTTAACCGTTTGTTGAaattgaaaacagcaaaaaaattttaaagaatctCTATATATCAATGAATTTATATCATGAAAATGCTTAAATTAAAACCCTTTAACGTCCCGCTCAACCGTTACGTAGAGCACGCTTTAATtatcttaatgaaaaatgtgttgaattcaaTTCAACTGGATGGAGCTATCTCTACAGTTCGGTTTAGGTTTGTTATGCTAAAAAtatccactagatgtcactgtgtctttaaaaaatctgcccTTTCAGGTCGCCTCCTAAATTAGGCTGCAGACATGAGGGCTCTGTGTAAAGACACTGTACTCACTGTGCTGAGTTATGtaatattatacaaaaaaatttaaaaaatgtcattgaaaCTGACAATTTGCAAGGAAATAAGTTTTAAGGTGAAGGATAGAAAAATCAGTGTATCATTCATCCATTCGTTTTTCCAAATAACACAAAGAAtagaataatatattttttttaattgtttcccaaatccaaaatgataaaaaagaagaataacaaCTCATTTTTCCAATTTCCAATTTTGTgctcaaattgaaaaaaaaatggaaaaaaggaatAACGAGGGCAGTccattgaaagaaaataaattcataatttttataaaataaaaaatatgaattttcactgttattattaaacatattttatgtttttccattacggtttttttttttatttaaaaaaaaaacgctgtttgtatcattattattaaaacactATTTATCAGTTGGCTCAGTTAACTGTTACAGTTTCAGTATCATGCTGTTAATAAAGATTTGTGGTTATTTAATAACGTTTAAAGTGTGACAGTAAAACGTgaacacagcagcagtaaaaaaaactctggtgctcaaacattttattcaagaaaataaatgaaaagtccATCATGGGGTTGATGTCAGTCGTGCAGAGACTCCAGTGAGCCTTCGTAGTGCTCAGCTCTGTCCTCTCGGCCGTCATTGCTGtcctgagagagacagagagggacacagagggacacagagagacacagagacacagaggagggacATTAGATAAACATGATGTCTGATCATCCACAGGGCGGCAATTCAGGCCTGTCATTCACAAATACATCAGTCCGAAAACTATCAGGAATTTTAACACAATaaatttcaatgacttttccatgtcCATACTCCTTAtcaattcttttttattacaatatatatgtatatatatatatatagaattttTAAATCAGCCAATTTTTAGAGTTGAACACACTGGaagacaataaacatattaaaatattaaaatataataatatatctgGTTTACCAGCCAgtgtgggaaatatctggcagtTTTTGAACGGTTTTCTGatgattttgtggtttttgttctGCATATGAGACTCTGCTGcctggattcccatcatgacgagTTTAAGAAGAGgaataattttttaacaaaaaaaaaaagctgttgctaattattatattttaatgcaatgtcagagaaaataggattcataaaatcctttttaagacttttgaagaTTAAAAGTCATTTCACTACAAATTCAGGccttattttaaattaatgaattcaatgacttttaagaCTATGTAAGGATCTGTGGAAACTCTGcattaaagtaataatactGCAGAAATGGTGCTGCCGTCTGTGGTTACTCACACTGAGGAAGGACTGAGACGAGGAGGACGAAGACGCCTCTCGTCCAGGCGGCGCGCTCCTCTTCACCCTCTCAGACAGCCATCTCTTCAACTTCTGATCTGTGGGACGTTTTTcaggcatttaaataaaacgtACACGTGCATTAGATGAGTAGCTGTCTACAGTTTATTTGTCGTTTCTAAATCAAACTGTGCGGTCTTCCTCGGGGGGTGAAGTTGCTCAGTTCACAAGGTCAAGAACAAACATTCagctaaaaaagacaaatattctGCCACgggaaatgtttttattcctgtcgcagtgtttggtttgatttactGTTAATAACTGTATCCTGTCTCTGCAGAGTTTTTCCCGCTCActcactgtgttttttggagTGTGGTGCACCGCCTTGTACGAGCCGAGCATGGCCAGCGGGTGGTAGGACAGAGTGAAAGGGTACACGATGGTGCCCTAGAGTTAAAACAATAGTAATTATTATaccaaaatatgcaaaaagaaccatgaaaaataattttaaaaaacatactgtGTCTGTTTCTTCAAAAGATGAGTGTGAAATGTTAGCCAGGATACTCGGTACCTTGGATCGATGGTTGGGGTATGAAGCAGCTGGTTTACATCTGTACAGAGCCAAGATCTCCTCCACTGGGAGGCTGTTCTGAAACAGCAAAATGgcaataatcaaaacaaaaagaaatgttttttttaaatggcaaaaaaatagtaaaaagtacaaaaaattacctgaaaattaccaataaataaataaataaaaaatatttgtgaaagtgcaaaacaaaaaaaaagcaaagaaattacctgaaaaaataataatagattttatatttataaagatatttatatttataagatataaatgaaaaatgaatttatatcatttaaatatttaattagaataattaaataaatcatttttggacatttttccccaaatcTCCAAag is a genomic window of Plectropomus leopardus isolate mb chromosome 10, YSFRI_Pleo_2.0, whole genome shotgun sequence containing:
- the LOC121948630 gene encoding uncharacterized protein C2orf80-like → MGARQLKRDVEALIGDYIGQKLRENAFDPKGKGTSTMLDDLAHYDLAISVALWWLDREEGRDVLDRDIIGATSGAGGAQYPNRLEREAMILSSFAGIIMNSLPVEEILALYRCKPAASYPNHRSKGTIVYPFTLSYHPLAMLGSYKAVHHTPKNTVNQKLKRWLSERVKRSAPPGREASSSSSSQSFLSDSNDGREDRAEHYEGSLESLHD